The nucleotide window AATATCTTTAGCAAAATTTAAGAGGTAAAGATTCAGTTTCTAAACAAGTTAAATCAACAATTTTACTTGCGCGATCAATATCAATTCTGACCAATTTTCCTTCCCTATCAAAATCTAAGACAATATCAGAGACTATTTCTTGAGAATCGGTACTGGTTTTGTCTGATAAGCTAATGTAAAGGGAATCGGTTTCAGGATAATAACTAAATTTCATTGTTTAATAAATTACTAAAAATTTTTAAAAAAGTAACAAGATTACCTATTTGTCTGAGAAAATGCGTTAGCTGTATTAACGATCTCCAATTGATGAGAATTAATAATAACATTTTCATAGGCAAATCCTCCCACTAATCTATCATCAGGAATTGCTAAATCAACAGCGTAGCCTTCTGGATTTTCATAACATTCGACGATTGTTCCCTGTGTTCCTGGGTCTTGCAACATAATGGGGTAAAATGTAGCGATAGCTACGTTTTACCCCCGAAGAGTCTATGGATTTTCACCTTGATAGCTTGCTTCATCTTCCCTTTGTAACTGTATTAACTTGTCAACAACAAGAAGGATTTATTCTATTAACATTAGATTTTATAAACGAAGGAATTTCTTGTCCTCATTGCCAAACATATACAGATAATCTTCATCAAATCCGCCCTATTTTAGTTAGAGATTTATCAATTTTAGGTCAAGGAGTTTACCTGAAAGTTCCACGTCGCCAATTTATCTGCTCCCAATGCGGTAAATATCCAACTGAAATTTTAAATTTTATAGACAGGCGAAGAAACTATACTAAACGTTATGAAGAGCATATTTATGAAAAAGTCAAAGAACTCACTGTAGAGCAAGTCAGTAAAAATGAACAATTAAGTCCTGAACAAGTACAAAATATTTTTCAAAGAATAGCTAAACAAAAAAAAAAGACTGGGGAAAACCAGAAAGATTAGGATTAGATGAATTTAGCCGTCAAAAAGGGCAAGGCAATTTGGTTACCGTACTCAGTAATCTAGATGAAGGCTCACTATTAGAAGTTATAGATTCCCATAAAAGTGAAGAGATTATAGAAGTCCTAAAACAAGCTCCAATTTCAATTAGAGAAAATATTAAAGAGGTTTGTGTCGATATGTGGGGAGGATTTAAAAAAGTTATTACTGAGGTTTTTCCTAATGCTCTAGTCGTAATTGATAGGTTTCATGTCATGAAGTTAGTTCATAAAGCCTTAAATCACTTGCGACTTAAATTAAAGTTAAAAGGCTTAAAAAACCGCTATTTATTACTTAAGAATAAGGTCAATTTAACTGAAGAAGAAAAAAAAGACTTAGGAGAGCTATTAAGAGGCTATCCTTGTTTGAGTATTGCTTATGAATTGAAAGAAGAACTGAGAAATATATATGAAAACACAAGAACGGTAAAAGAAGGTTTAAAAAAACTCAAAAAATGGTTAAGATTAGCCAGAGTTTTTTTCGGAAAAACGGCTGAGACTTTAGAACTTCATCTTCAGAATATTTGTAATTATTTTCTTAATCGAACAAGCAATGGAGTAATGGAAGGATTAAACAATAAAATTAAGTTAATTCTTCGTCAAAGTTATGGATTTAGCAATTTTAAATTCATGAGAGAAAAATTATTAGCTTGTTTATTTAAATAAGCCGTACTTATCACCACAGGTACGGGAGAGCCCAAATTACTATATTTTATAGCTTTTCTGAGCAATCTGTCATCAGTAGTTAGTAATATATCTACTCTAGCGTATTCTGCACAAGCGATATGAAAAGAATCAAAAAGAGTCAAGCCTAAATTTTCAATTTCTTGAGATCGTTGATCTATTTCATCATTTAAAATAATTTTGCTTTCAGCAATCTTTAACAATTCTCTAATCTGGTTTAATTTGTACAGATTAGTCATCCTTTTTAATTCTGCCTCTATGACTTCACTACTGATCAATTTCCATTGATTAAGATAAAACCGCTTGAAAATATCTAAAATAGTTTGTCCTTCCAAACGGATTCTTTCTTGTGTCCAATCATCAAAAGGACGATTTAAACAACAAACATCCAAATAAATTAAATAAGATTTAGCCATCATTTTTTCTGCATTATCACAAACCATCCTTTTGCAATCAAATCACAGTCTTCATTTAATCATCCTAATCATAGTTTAGACTTCTACCCCCCAATCCCATCACACAAATGTCTGTCGCTCTCGCTAACCTTGGGATTATGGGTTAAATAATTCCGTACCCAATTGCAATTAGCCACCAATAACAAATCTAAGCTTAAATCCCAGAGTTTGATAGTCTTATCCTCACTTCCGGAAGCCAATGTCTTACCGTCTGGGCTGAAACTCACGCTCCAGACAGAATTATCATGCCCTTTGAGGGTGAGGATTTCTTCTCCCCTTTCTAGATTCCAGAGTTTGATAGTCCCATCCCAACTCCCGGAAGCCAAGGTCTTACCGTCTGGACTGAAACTCACGCTCCAGACAGTGTCATCATGTCCCCTGATGGTGCGAATTTCGGCTCCGCTCTGGAGATTCCAGAGTTTGACTGTATTATCCCTACTTCCGGAAGCCAAGGTCTTACCGTTCGGACTGAAACTCACGCTATTGACAGCATCGTCATGCCCCTTGAGGGTGCGGATTTCGGTTCCGCTTTCTAGATTCGAGAGTTTGATAGTCTTATCGTCACTCCCCGAAGCCAAGGTCTTACCGTCCGGACTAATACTCACGCTATTGACAGAATCATCATGCCCCTTGAGGGTGCGGATTTCTTTCCCGGTTTCTAGATTCCAGAGTTTGATAGTCTTATCCATACTCCCCGAAGCCAAAGTCTTACCGTCTGGGCTAAAACTCACGCTCGTGATCGAAGAATCATGCCCTTTAAGGGTGCGGATTTCGGCTCCGCTTTCTAGATTCGAGAGTTTGATAGTCTTATCGACACTCCCCGAAGCCAAGGTTTTACCGTTCGGGCTGAAACTGACGCTCCAGACAGTCTGATCATGCCCCTTGAGGGTGCGGATTTCGGTTCCGCTTTCTAGATTCCAGAGTTTGATAGTCTTATCCACACTCCCCGAAGCCAAAGTCTTACCGTCCAGGCTGAAACTGACGCTCCAGACAGTCTGATCATGCCCCTTGAGGGTGCGGATTTCGGTTCCGCTTTCTAGATTCCAGAGTTTGATAGTCCCATCCTGGCTCCCAGAAGCCAATATCCTCCCTGCACCCCCCTTAGTAACGGGGGAGGGGGGGATGGGGCTGAAACTCACGCTATTGACATAAGAATCATACCCTGTTAGGGTGCGGATTTCTTTGCCGGTTTTTAGATTCCAGAGTTTGATAGTCTTATCCCAACTCCAAGAAGCCAAAGTCTTACCGTCTGGGCTGATACTCACGCTCCTGACAGAATAATCATGCCCCTGGAGGGTGCGGATTTCTTGGCCGCTTTCTAGATTCCAGAGTTTGATAGTCCCATCATTACTCCCAGAAGCCAATATCCCCCCTGCACCCCCCTTAGTAACGGGGGAGGGGGGGATGGGGCTGAAACTCACGCTATTGACAGAATTATCATGCCCCTTGAGGGTGCGGATTTCTTTTCCCGTTTCTAGATTCCAGACTTTGATAGTCCCATCCTGGCTCCCCGAAGCCAAAGTCTTACCATCTGGGCTGAAACTCACGCTATTGACATAATAATCATGCCCTGTTAGGGTGCGGATTTCTTGGCCGGTTTCTAGATTCCAGAGTTTGATAGTCTTATCCACACTCCCCGAAGCCCAAATCTTACCGTCTGGGCTGAAACTCACGCTATTGACATAATAATCATGCCCTGTTAGGGTGCGGATTTCTTGGCCGGTTTCTAGATTCCAGAGTTTGATAGTCTTATCATAACTCCAAGAAGCCAAAGTCTTACCGTCTGGACTGAAACTCACGCTTGTGACAGTTTCTTCATGCCCTTTGAGGGTGCGGATTTGTTCCCCGGTTTCTAGATTCCAGAGTTTGATAGTATTATCCCCACTCCCCGAAGCCAAAGTCTTACCGTCAGGGCTGATACTCACGCTATTGACATAGGAATCATGCCCTTCTAGGCGATTGCGTTCGCTTCCCTCAACCAGAACCGTCTGCAAGGCATTCAGCACCTCTCGGTTAGTTTTACCTTGGTTTTGCAGGATTTTCCCTGCTTTAATTGCTGTAACACAAGCGTCTAATTCTTTTCCTTCATTAAATAAAAACAAAGATTCGCGCCCCAAAGATTCAGCTAGATTAAGATCTGCCTGGTTTTTCTGATTCCAAGCCGTCAAACCCAAACCACTACTCACCAATAAAGCTATGAACGAACCCGCCGCAATTCTTCGCGCCGTCCTAACTTTTGCATTCCTTTGACGTTCTGCATGAGCATAACTCTGATCAATAAATTGATTTTGCTCTGGAGTTAATTTTTCTCCTAACACTAAATCAAAAGTTTTGTTATCCCGTTTTTCCCTTGCTTCTGCCAATAAAGACCCCGCTAAAAAATCCTCATCCTTCTTCGTTTCTTGCCACCGATATAAACTTTTGACTAAATCATCTCTAATACTAATCACTTGATAAGCATCTTCGATCCATTTTCGCAAAGTGTCCCAGGAACTTAAAAGAATTTCATGAGCAATTTCTACCGTTCCTTCTGCGTCCTTTGCTTTTTCTTCTATATTTCCTTGAGAAACAATAAGATTATTATTAATCAGTTCCGTCAGAGTCCCTTGAATGAATTCTCCTTGAAATTCTGACCTTTTTGCCCGTTGGCTCACCGCTTTTTGCAAAGTTCCTGATTCTTGATTACTTTTCACCTTCACTAACTTTAAAAAGATAATTCTCGTCGCTTCTTTTTTCTCGTCCGAAAGTGACTCATAAATTTTATCGACGTGCTGCTGTAATGCTCCTCTAACTCCTCCTAAATTGCGATAGGTAATAATATTTAGTTCTCTATCTTCGGCAACATTATCTTTTTGCCATAGTAAATCTAGGGTATATTGTAACAAAGGTAAATATCCGGGTTGATCTTTAACATCATTCATGATCTCTTTGACTAACCCATCCTCAAAAACTACCCCATTTTGCGCTGCTGGTTGCTCGATCGCTTGACGTAATTCATCGGGTTTCATGTCAGCGATCATTTCAATATTTTTTTGTGTAATCGTAATATATTTTAATTCAGGATAAGCACTAAATTTATCTAAAAAATCCGTCCGCATCGTCATCATGAGTTTAACTGAAAAGTCCTGAGATGACTTTAAATATTTATATAACTTTACCAAGGCTTTAATAAATTTTTTACCCTGTTCCTGAGCCGAAAGATGAAAAATTTCCTCAAATTGATCGATATAGATTAACCAAAAATTATCTTTTTCTTTTAGATTTTTAACAAGTTCAATTAATATATTTTCCTTTTCTTGTTGTATGATTTCTGTTTTTTCTTGACCATATTGTCCAGAAAAAGCATTAAAAAGAGATTGGAAAGGATTTTTATCGGGTTTAAAAATAAAATAGCTCAAATTAGAAGCATATTTTTCTTCAAACCGAGGAATTAATCCTGCTTGAATCACCGAAGACTTACCACTGCCCGATGCACCTAATAGCAATAATAAATTAGTCTTATCCAATTCTTGCATCAGAGAATAAATAAGCTGATCTCGTCCAAAAAAACGTTTACTATCTGCTGCCTTGGGTTCAAACTTTTTTAATCCTTTATAGGGAGAAGCCGAATTAAAGGTTCGGGTTTTAATGACATCAACCGAAATAGTAATGATTTCATTAAAAGTATTGTATTGTGTATTACCATCTCCTACTTGTACTCCCTTTCCATCCCTCAAATCTATACTCTTATCTTTGCTAACATCAAAATTAGTCATGAGTTAAATTGTCCCTTTAAAGTCAAAGTAATTATGAGAAATAGTCCATCAACTGTTACTTATTTAAGTTACTGGTTTTGATTAGGGAACTGGAAACATCAAAAAAGAGTGTGAGAGCTTAGGACTTAAATTAATAATATGCAAGAAACCAGGGGTTTTAACCTATTACTTAAAGGTATTATTTTGTGTGTTACTATCGCCAATTTGAACCCCTTGAGAGCCTCGTAAATCATATTTACCTGCGGCTGCACCTTGAGGATCTTCTTTTTTCATAACCTCTTGGGCTACTTTTTTAATTTCTTCATCTCGATCAACTCCTGCTTCTGTTAACTTTTTCTTCAATGCCGCCTCGTAAGTTTGCGGATCTTTTTCGTGTTCATCTAAAACAACTTTTGCCGCTTCATTGTCAGCAAACCTTTTTTTAATTAATTCCTTTAATCTCTCGTAAGCCTCTTTAATACTTTTTTCTGCCGTATCTTTAGCAGCAGCAGCAGCACCAGCAACCAACGCAGCGATAATGAGATCCATTGCCTTATACTCCGATCTAAATATTGATGAGTTAAGTTTAACATCAAAATAAAAGCTCTAAGCGTTATATATTCTTGAAATTAGGACATTTTAACGATAATTTAAAGCTTGAGACATGAATTAAAGTAGATTTTTGGTCTTAAGAGTAGTGATCGCTCTCTTCTCCAAATACACATTTTAACTTTTTTGTCAATAAGTAATTTCCGAGTAGGCACTGCCCACCTTAACTTTAGGATTAGAGTTTAATTCAGTCAATTATTAAGTTAAATATTAAATAAAAGCTAAATTGAGAAACTTTATACTGAGATGTTGCGTCATTTTTGCTAGTTTTTCTCTGGTCAAACTGATTTTAAGAGTATCGTAAAAACCGATGAACTCCTCATCTACATCTCGTCTCAAAAAACAGCGTCATAAGCATCGTCAAAAAAGTGCTTATAAAATGGTTGCCGTAGAAATCTCGGTCAAATTAGTGGTCAATATTTTATTGTCTATAACCGCGATCGCTGCTTTAACGAAATTATTACCCTATCAACATCTTCAACTGGCCAAATTACATTCCATCGGGGTTGAACGAGAAGAAGTAGAAAAACGGGTCGAAAATTTGCGGGAAGATTTTAGCCGTAATTTCGATCCGAATCAAACCCGGAAAATCATGCAAGAACAAAGTCCTAGAGTTGATCCTAGCCAACGCCGGATCTTTTGGTTAGAACAATAATTAATTAGTCATTAGTCATCAGTTATTAGTTATTAGTTGAGGCTATTTGATTAAATAATAACTCATGAACTATCAATTTACCAATCACTAATGACTCATGACTGGTGACTGATGACTTCTAACTATTAGGTAAATAGATTAAATGCTCCTCATCGAGAGCAACTAAACCTTCTTGACGTAATCGTCCCATCAGACGGGTAACTGTCACCCTAGTTGTGCCGATCGCGCTAGCAATCTGAGCATGAGTTAAAGGATAAGGTAAATAGTAGCCCTTATCACAAGGTTGACCATATTCTTCAACTAAAAGAGTGAGAAATCCTAATAAACGGTCAATAGTGCGTTTTTGTCCTAGCATACTTAACCATAACAACTTACGTTGATGCTGATAGCGAAAAGTGTCAAATACTTCTTGTTTTAACAACGGCCAATGGTCTAAATCTTGCCAATATAACCAAATAACACAAGTTGATTCAAGGTGAGCAAACGCTTTGAGACTAATGGGAAATTGAGACACAATTTCAAAAGGTTGCCCTGTACCAACAAATCCTAAAAAAACTTCTTCACTTAAAGAATGATTCCCATTGTGGTCTTGTTTTTGTAGAGTTTCATTCGTTTGTGCTTTGCCAACAATGCGGATAGCACCTTGTTCTACAAAATATAATAAACCTGGACGAGTGGGAATTATCTCATCTTTGTTGAAAGTGTGATCTCGATAATGGCACTTAGCCCAATCAAAAACACTCTTCTCAGTTAAATTAAAAGGGGAGGGATTAGACGATGGGATAGAAGCGTGCATCTTATGTCATAACTTAACCCTAAGCTAGGCAAAGCATAAAATTCTTCAAAACCGAAGTCTATAGTAACAAAAAATATATCTCAGTGTCAGTGTATGGAATTAACTATTGTCTTGAAACATCCATCAATGGAGAGGATACTTCGAGAGGAATTTTTTAACCCTGGGATCAACGCTTTTTCCCTAACTGATAAGACGCTATTAACCCCTAAAAAGATTCCTATCTATCGTCTCAAGCACCCGACTCAAATAATTTATCGGTGTTCCTTGCCTTTACGGTTAAGCTCCCAACTACAACTCTCTTCAGGGGCGATCGCTCAACAGTTAGTGACTCATTTAACCCGTGATGATTCATCCTCACCAGATCCTACCCTCAAGTTTACCCTGGAGATAGGGGAAGAAGGGGTAATAGATTGTTATTTAGGCGATCGTTCCCTTGTTGTCTGGTTAGAAGAATTGCCTCAGTTATTTTTGTCCTGTTTTACTTCCCATCCAGAAATTAGCCAAAATCTATCTATCAATGTATTGCCTTTTCAGTATACTCATGCAAGATGTTGTAGTTTACTGCGTTTAGGAGAGCTTGAGGGGATAATTGAGTTTGAGTGTGAATTTTTAGCGCAACAGAGATGGTTATGGAAAGCACCGAACCCTATTCCCTGGAAAGTCTTAAATGAAAATAGGGAGTATAGACTGATCAGTCAGATTTTACACTTAGTCGATGATATTGAAGAGATTACCCCAAAAAATTTTACCATTGTAGCTCATCAACTCTGTGAGGCTTTTTGGGACTTTGAACGTTATTGTCGGATTTGGGGGGAAATTAAAGAAAAAACGCCCCAATTAGCCCAAGCTAGACTAGGATTAGTCGCGGTGACTCAAATGCTGTTGCAATCGTTGCTACAAGAGAGATTTAAGGTAACAGCTTATATAGAAATGTAAAGAGAAAAAAAAATTTTTTGAACAATAGTGACAAAATCGAAATCGTTCTATATACTTATACCTAAGTGTGAGGAGCGAACCAGTCAGGGAACCGAGACGAAACACGGCCAGTCGTCGGTTCTCTTTCTGAGTTTTTTTGAGAGTGACGAGAAAATTTTAAAGGATTAATGTTTAGTAGCCCTTAAGCACTTCAAAATCCGATTCTGACGAAGAGATCTACTCACTTAGTTTTAAAATGGTGCGTTGTGGCGGATTGTTAAATCTGGGTGATTTTCAAATCTTGTCGCCGCCTAACACACCCTACTAGATTTTAATTAATTTAGCCTATGGTGTGGCCTGTGGCTGTAATTGCTTGTTTAATAGATTCATCTGAGGCTTTAGCGTCAACGGTAACGGTTTTAGCTTCAATATTGACATCTACTGTGGCATCATCTTCGACAGTTTTGATGGCTTTGGTGATGGTATCTGCACAACCAGAACAGACGATACTGGGTACGTTTAGTTTGAGTGCCATAAGAAATGATTGTTAAATTCTACTGATGTGTTAATCATACCAAATTTTAGTGAGAAATAATCAATATAGCAGTTCTTATATTGGTGAGGTACAGAGTTCTAGGTTTTAGGCAACAGGCTGCATAGCGCAACAGGAAATCAAGTTTAAAGTCTCCCTTATTTAATTGAGAAACGCTATAATAAATTCTTAAAACAACATAATACCAATTTTTGATAACGCTGCATTTAATAGATCCCCCCAACCCCCCTTTTTAAGGGGGGCTTTAAAAAATTTGCACTCTAAAAAAGGGGAGCTTTAAAGAATTAGTATAAATCTTAAGTCTCACGAGTCAATTATCATTTTTAAAGCTTGTAAAATTTCTGGAAAAGCATTCATCGTCTTGGGTAATTTGTCCACATCAAGAGATTGAATATAATTTTCTAAAAGATTAGTATATTCTAACAAAGGGGGATAGTGATAATCTTCACCCCATATTTTTAATTGTTGAGCAAATTTTTTTAAATCTCGTCTAATCATTGTTTGACACACCTGTTCCCAATTATTTTTTTCTCCCTCTAAAAGAGCCAATAATTCTGACAATTTTTCCGATTTTTCTAACCCGCTATCCTGAGAAATGTTTTCGATATGCTCCCCTAAAGTATCATTTTGAAGAGGATTTTTCAGAGTTGCTTGTAAAGGTAACAACTGTTTTAGCACTGACACTAATTCAGACCGACTAACCGGTTTACGCAGAAATCCGTCGCATAATTCTTTCAGTTCATTTTCTTCTTGTTGAAGAGAAGAGGCTGTTAAAATTACAATAATAATATCTTTAGTTTTTTCATTACTTTTGAGATACTGTGCGACTTCTTTACCATCCATTCTCGGCATTCTTAAATCTAATAAAATCAGATTTGGATGATATTTTTTAACTTGATTAATAGCTTCTAATCCATCGGTGGCAAATCTCAGTTTGTGTTGACTGCCTTCAAAATACCCTTGAATTAAGTTTCGATTAGATTTTATATCATCAACAATCAACACATCAAAGGGTAAAAATTGCTCTAAACTTTCATTGACAATTACGGGTTTTTGAGGTAAAAGATTAATTTCTATGAGTTTAACATTAGAAAAAGTAAAAGAAAAAATACTGCCTTGATTGGGTTGACTGTATAACTCGATTTTTCCGCCTAATATGGTGGTTAATCGTTTAGTAATAGCTAATCCTAATCCTGTGCCTCCATATTTGCGATTATTTTGTCCGTCACTTTGGATAAAAGCATCAAAAATTTGGGTTTGTTGTTCTGGAGCAATCCCAATTCCTGTATCTTCTATGGTAATTTTTAGGGTGATTGAGTCTTCTTGATCTTGGGTTTCTGAATGATAACTGTTGAGTGATATTTTAACATAACCTTCTTCAGTAAATTTAAGGGCATTTCCCACTACATTAAAAAGGATTTGGCGTAACCGAACTTCATCAAAAATAATTCCTGTGGGAACAGATGAATCAATTTCCATCAGTAATTTTATCTGTTTTTCCTCGGCTTTTTGAGAAAAGATCTGATAAATTTCTTGAATTAAAGTCGGTAAATTAACCGGTTCATAGTAAAGTTGAAGTTTACCGGCTTCTATTTTAGACAGGTCAAGGATATCATTAATTAAAGCTAAAAGTGTTTTGCCGGCTGAGGCGATCGCGGATAGATAAAATTGTCCTCGGTTATCAGTTACTAAATGATTGAGTAGATCGCAAAAGCCTAAAATCGCATTCATCGGAGTACGGATTTCATGACTCATATTAGCTAAAAATTCACTTTTAGCCCGATTAGCGAGATCGGCAACTTCTTTGGCTTGTTTTAATTCTGCTTCTCTTTGTTTTTCTACCGTTAAATCAATGGTGACACCGTTCCAAATCACCGTTTGATCCGGCAATTTTTGAGGAACAGAACTGACGCGAACCCATTTTTCTTTACCGCTAGGGGTAGTAATTTGATGTTCAAAGTAAAAATCAGTTAAGTTTTGCCGGGAGACTTCGAGTGCTTCTTGAAATAGTGCTAATTGTTCGGGTTTAATTAAAGCCAAGATACACTGTGCATCTTCCTTAACTTGTTCGGGAGTCAATTCATAAATAGTGAGGACAGCATCACTGGCAAAACTGAAAAAATATTTCTCATCAGAAGTGATGCCAAATTGAAAGACCATTCCGGGAACTAAGGAAGTAATTTCCCGTAATTTTTGTTCACTATTACGGATTTCTTCTTCCATTCGTTTTCGGTGGGTGATATCAAACCAGTAACCGATACATTCGATTGGATTTCCTTGAGTATCTTGGATAACTTGCATTCTATCTTGTACCCAAATATAATTTCCGTCGCTGCGCTGAAAGCGATATTCATAGGTATGAAATCCGTTTTCAAATAATTGGGTAACTTCAGTTAAAATCGATTTTTGATCGTCAGGATGAAGATGATCCAGCCAAAAAGAGGGAACATAAATAAACTCTTCGGGAATATAACCGGTCATAGTTTCTACCCCTTGAGTAATAAAAGTTGTGGCTAAATTTGGGGTAGCTTTACAAGTATAAAGGGCTGCACCACTATTGTTTAAAATAAATTCTAGGCGATCTTGGGTTTCTTGGAGGGCGGCTTCTGCGCGTTTGCGGATAGTAATATCTTGTCCGATGCCGATTTTGGTTTCGTCGGATAGTTCAACATTAGCCCAGGTTGTTTCTATAATACGACCATCTCGCACCCGAGTTTTAAAATCTTGCCATTGTCCATTGCCATAGAGGATATGATTAATGGCTTTTTGACGATATTGAAGATCGGGATAACATTCTACTAAAAAATCGGTCTGTTGTATTTCCTCTAAAGACCATCCTAAAGTTTTTTCTAAGGCGCGGTTAACTAATTGAATCTCTCCAGTGGGATCAAATAAAATGATCATCACAGGAATATGATCAAAGATGGTTTGTAAGACTTCTTTTTGACGTTTGAGTTCTTCGGCGGCTTGTTTTGCGTCAGTGATATCCCGACGAGAACCCACCATTCGGATAGGTTTACCGGTTTCATCCCAAACCGCTTTACCTCGATCTAGCGTCCATTTATAAGTTCCATCTTTGCATCTAACTCGATATTCACTTTCGTAATAATCGGTTTTTCTGGCTAAATGATCCATGACTTGTCTTAAAACTTCTTGCAAGTCATCAGGATGAACTCGACTACTCCATTCTCGAAGATGACTGCTAATTTCATGGTCTTCATAGCCTAACATTTCTTTCCATCGAGAGGACAAAAAAAGTTCATTGTTTTGAGGATTCCAGTCCCATAATCCGTCATTCGTGCCATAAATTGCTAATTGCCATCGTTCTTCACTTTTACGTAAAGCTTCTTCGGTTTGTTGATGCTGTTCGATAATTTGTTGTAGTTGAACGGTGCGTTCTTCGACTAAGTTTTCTAGGTTTTGATTGAGAGTTTTTAGGGCTTCTTGTGTCTGTTTTCGTTCGGTGATATCTTCAGCTATACCGGCAATGCGATAGATGTTGCCGGATGAATCTTTAACCGGAAAATTTCGCGCCCAAATCCAACGCAGTTGACCGTCGGGTCGGATAATGCGATATTCATAATTAAACTCTTGTTCATTCCTATTGGCTTGTAAATTAGCCCTAACAATTGCCCGATCTGGGGGATAAATATTTTCCATCCACAGATGAGGGTTTTGGTAAAGAGTATCCCAAGAAATGCCCCAAATTTCTGAAAAGGTAGGACTGACATAAATGGTCTGGAAGGTTTGAGCATCTTGAATATAAAAAATTTCTTTGATATTTTCTGCCAATTGACGAAACTTTTCTTCACTTTCCCGCAGGTTTTGTTCTGCTTGTTGCCGTTCTAATTCTGTAACAGCACGAGCGGCAAAAATTTGGAGAATTTCTGTTAAAAATTTATGATCGTCAAGGGCTTTTGTATCAATAACCCCCATTAACCCGATCGCATTTCCCTCTGAATCTAATAGAGAAACCCCTAGGTAATTTTCTATATCCATGTTTTGGATAGAGTCTTTTTGGGGAAATTGTTGTTTTATCTGTTGCCAATAATCCGATAAACCTTGTTGAATAGAGTCGTCTTCTGGAGTATTTTCTAGGTCATATTCAAAATTGTCAACGATTTCATCTTTGATACATACTGCTATTGTTTTGGCTTTCTTTTTTTGCTCATTAATAAATTTGGCTATGATGGCAAATTCTACCCCTAACGCTTTAGCCATATATTGCACTAGAGATTGAAAGA belongs to Gloeothece citriformis PCC 7424 and includes:
- a CDS encoding heavy-metal-associated domain-containing protein, producing MALKLNVPSIVCSGCADTITKAIKTVEDDATVDVNIEAKTVTVDAKASDESIKQAITATGHTIG
- a CDS encoding DUF2283 domain-containing protein, with protein sequence MKFSYYPETDSLYISLSDKTSTDSQEIVSDIVLDFDREGKLVRIDIDRASKIVDLTCLETESLPLKFC
- a CDS encoding DALR anticodon-binding domain-containing protein, whose amino-acid sequence is MELTIVLKHPSMERILREEFFNPGINAFSLTDKTLLTPKKIPIYRLKHPTQIIYRCSLPLRLSSQLQLSSGAIAQQLVTHLTRDDSSSPDPTLKFTLEIGEEGVIDCYLGDRSLVVWLEELPQLFLSCFTSHPEISQNLSINVLPFQYTHARCCSLLRLGELEGIIEFECEFLAQQRWLWKAPNPIPWKVLNENREYRLISQILHLVDDIEEITPKNFTIVAHQLCEAFWDFERYCRIWGEIKEKTPQLAQARLGLVAVTQMLLQSLLQERFKVTAYIEM
- a CDS encoding PIN domain-containing protein, whose product is MMAKSYLIYLDVCCLNRPFDDWTQERIRLEGQTILDIFKRFYLNQWKLISSEVIEAELKRMTNLYKLNQIRELLKIAESKIILNDEIDQRSQEIENLGLTLFDSFHIACAEYARVDILLTTDDRLLRKAIKYSNLGSPVPVVISTAYLNKQANNFSLMNLKLLNP
- a CDS encoding Crp/Fnr family transcriptional regulator; this translates as MHASIPSSNPSPFNLTEKSVFDWAKCHYRDHTFNKDEIIPTRPGLLYFVEQGAIRIVGKAQTNETLQKQDHNGNHSLSEEVFLGFVGTGQPFEIVSQFPISLKAFAHLESTCVIWLYWQDLDHWPLLKQEVFDTFRYQHQRKLLWLSMLGQKRTIDRLLGFLTLLVEEYGQPCDKGYYLPYPLTHAQIASAIGTTRVTVTRLMGRLRQEGLVALDEEHLIYLPNS